A window from Catalinimonas alkaloidigena encodes these proteins:
- a CDS encoding pyridoxal phosphate-dependent aminotransferase encodes MNETKTFPLADRIANLEESQTIGMAQKARELASQGIHVISLSLGEPDFQTPDHIKEAAKKALDDGYTRYSPVPGYPELRKAIVNKLKRDNGLDYKPENIVVSTGAKQSLFNVVMSLVNPGDEVVIFTPYWVSYLAMVQLAEGKAVEVSGSLENQFKVTPEQLEEAITSKTRLIMFSSPCNPTGSVFTRDELKALADVVARHEDVFVISDEIYEYINFSGNHASIAEFEEIKDRVIVVNGFAKGFAMTGWRLGYIAAPTWLAKACDKYQGQVTSGANSMAQRAGIVALEGDMQATKQMAEAYKRRRDLVLELLKDVPGVKTYLPEGAFYLFPDISAFFGKRNGDQVIRNADDMSMYLLNEAHVSTVPGEAFGNPNCIRMSFAASDEDLREAMRRIREALGKLS; translated from the coding sequence ATGAACGAGACTAAAACCTTTCCCCTCGCCGACCGGATTGCTAATCTGGAAGAGTCACAGACCATCGGCATGGCCCAGAAAGCCCGCGAATTGGCTTCTCAGGGTATCCACGTCATCAGCCTTAGCCTGGGCGAACCTGATTTTCAGACCCCAGACCACATTAAGGAAGCCGCCAAAAAGGCGCTTGACGACGGTTATACACGCTATTCGCCGGTTCCGGGGTATCCCGAGCTGCGCAAAGCGATTGTCAACAAGCTGAAACGGGATAATGGCCTCGACTATAAACCGGAAAATATCGTGGTGTCGACTGGTGCGAAGCAGTCGCTCTTCAACGTTGTTATGTCGCTGGTGAATCCGGGCGATGAAGTGGTCATCTTTACGCCTTACTGGGTGAGCTACCTGGCCATGGTGCAACTGGCCGAAGGAAAAGCCGTGGAAGTGAGCGGTTCGCTGGAAAATCAGTTTAAGGTGACGCCGGAGCAACTGGAAGAGGCCATTACGTCCAAAACCCGCCTGATCATGTTCTCGTCGCCCTGCAACCCGACAGGATCGGTGTTTACGCGCGACGAACTGAAGGCGCTGGCCGACGTTGTGGCCCGTCATGAAGATGTGTTTGTGATCTCCGACGAGATTTACGAGTACATCAACTTCTCGGGGAACCACGCCAGCATTGCCGAATTCGAAGAAATTAAAGACCGCGTGATCGTGGTGAACGGCTTTGCCAAAGGGTTTGCCATGACCGGCTGGCGCCTGGGCTACATCGCGGCCCCCACGTGGTTGGCCAAAGCCTGCGACAAATACCAGGGTCAGGTGACTTCGGGTGCAAACTCGATGGCACAGCGGGCGGGTATCGTGGCGCTGGAAGGCGACATGCAAGCCACCAAACAGATGGCCGAAGCCTACAAACGGCGGCGTGATCTGGTGCTGGAACTGTTGAAAGACGTGCCGGGCGTGAAGACCTACCTGCCGGAAGGTGCCTTCTACCTGTTCCCCGACATCAGCGCATTTTTCGGGAAGCGCAACGGCGACCAGGTGATTCGGAATGCCGACGATATGTCGATGTACCTGCTGAACGAGGCGCACGTGTCGACCGTGCCAGGCGAAGCGTTCGGGAATCCGAACTGCATCCGGATGTCGTTTGCGGCTTCGGACGAAGATTTGCGGGAAGCCATGCGGCGGATTCGCGAAGCGCTCGGCAAACTGAGCTAG
- a CDS encoding bifunctional heptose 7-phosphate kinase/heptose 1-phosphate adenyltransferase produces MPYTSLRDVFDAFRNLKVLIIGDVMVDSYLWGKVDRISPEAPVPIISVKQREKRLGGAGNVALNVQALGATPMLASVIGEDADGDELVQLLSQQQLTTEAIARSASRITTIKHRIISGSHHMLRIDSEDDSPLPPEDRQRLLDIILAQLPHCHVVIFEDYDKGVLGEELIQEVIAAARRLAIPTVVDPKKRNFRAYRQATLFKPNLKELREGMHLDLHPQRPESLAAAVAQLQEQMDLEGVLLTLSEHGMYLQTHQEHHRVPAHLRTIADVSGAGDTVVSVAAVCLALALPGRLLLELANLAGGLVCEAVGVVPIAQQQFLAEAERNQLFRHYSSSQHSTATHGH; encoded by the coding sequence ATGCCCTACACTTCTCTCCGTGATGTCTTCGATGCCTTCCGTAACCTGAAGGTGTTGATCATCGGGGATGTGATGGTGGATTCGTACCTCTGGGGAAAGGTGGACCGGATTTCGCCTGAAGCGCCCGTTCCCATCATCAGCGTCAAGCAACGAGAGAAACGCCTCGGCGGTGCCGGCAACGTCGCGCTGAATGTACAGGCCCTTGGGGCAACCCCGATGCTGGCCTCGGTCATAGGCGAAGATGCCGACGGCGACGAACTGGTTCAGTTGCTGTCGCAACAGCAGCTCACCACCGAAGCCATTGCGCGCAGTGCTTCGCGGATTACGACCATCAAACACCGCATCATCTCAGGTTCGCACCACATGCTCCGGATCGATTCGGAAGACGATTCGCCCCTGCCTCCGGAAGACCGGCAGCGGTTGCTGGACATTATCCTCGCACAACTTCCTCATTGCCACGTGGTGATTTTCGAAGACTACGACAAGGGCGTGCTGGGCGAAGAACTGATTCAGGAGGTTATTGCGGCAGCACGGCGGCTAGCCATCCCGACGGTGGTCGATCCGAAAAAACGCAACTTCCGGGCGTACCGGCAGGCGACGCTGTTCAAGCCTAACCTGAAAGAACTGCGCGAGGGCATGCACCTGGACCTGCATCCGCAGCGCCCCGAGAGCCTGGCGGCGGCCGTGGCACAGCTACAAGAGCAAATGGACCTGGAGGGCGTTTTGCTCACCCTTTCAGAGCATGGCATGTACCTGCAAACGCATCAGGAACACCACCGGGTCCCGGCGCACCTGCGGACCATTGCCGACGTGTCGGGGGCGGGCGATACGGTCGTGAGTGTGGCGGCGGTCTGCCTGGCGCTGGCCTTGCCGGGACGCCTGCTGCTCGAACTTGCCAACCTGGCCGGAGGGCTGGTCTGCGAGGCGGTAGGCGTGGTGCCCATTGCGCAGCAGCAGTTCCTTGCGGAGGCAGAACGCAACCAGTTATTCCGCCACTATTCCTCTTCTCAACACAGTACGGCAACGCATGGGCATTGA
- a CDS encoding TrkH family potassium uptake protein, with amino-acid sequence MGIEQLNRRLYSSRDFVADFLRYLTILNVTGALLLLTYRYGFALSGVESIALLRGFDIIFTMFVVIYLVRVFYAFERAAFIRETWFECILVSILSVGGLIKFVTGDRVLEILLWTFNISQSDRTYQLVISLFILLLSSFELTKASLQISNIQIKPATLFIASFLLLISLGTGLLMLPNMTTAPGSMPFLDAFFTATSAACVTGLIVVDTATYFTLKGQWIIMGLIQLGGIGIVTFATFFAGLLTQQVGLKHQSIIREHLSSETLFEAKGLLRRVVTITLLIEFLGFVLIFLTWGEEVEFASGRQKIFFSLFHSISAFCNAGFSLFSNGLYELPVRNAYVLHVIIAGIIILGGLGFNVINDLFSIRALRERLEKPWKDWTLGTKLALYVSLALILVGTVLFMALERNHLLADHALVPALITSFFQSVTTRTAGFNTVDMAALSEATVIMFLALMFIGASPGSTGGGIKTNTFFLITASALSTIRTRTAVEVAGRTIPSELLAKAFSVFAFGIAYNLLGIFLLTITERGKPLIAIMFEQVSAFATVGLSMGITSSLSPLGKLIIISSMFIGRVGTITLALAVSSRVANSQYRYPTGYVMVG; translated from the coding sequence ATGGGCATTGAGCAGCTGAACCGACGCCTCTACAGCAGTCGCGATTTTGTAGCCGATTTTCTACGCTACCTGACCATTCTGAACGTTACCGGAGCGCTGCTGTTGCTGACGTACCGGTACGGCTTTGCCCTCAGCGGAGTCGAAAGCATCGCCCTGCTGCGCGGCTTCGACATCATCTTCACCATGTTCGTGGTGATCTACCTCGTGCGGGTATTTTACGCTTTCGAGCGGGCTGCGTTTATCCGCGAAACGTGGTTTGAGTGCATTCTGGTGTCTATTCTGTCCGTCGGGGGACTTATTAAATTCGTCACGGGCGACCGCGTGCTGGAGATTTTGCTCTGGACTTTCAACATCTCGCAGTCGGACCGGACGTACCAGCTGGTCATTTCTCTGTTCATTCTGCTGCTGAGCAGCTTCGAACTGACCAAGGCCTCGCTCCAGATTTCGAACATTCAGATCAAACCCGCCACGCTGTTCATCGCCAGCTTTCTGCTGCTGATTTCGCTGGGCACAGGTCTGCTGATGTTGCCCAACATGACGACCGCCCCCGGCAGCATGCCGTTTCTCGACGCCTTTTTTACGGCCACCAGTGCCGCCTGCGTAACGGGGCTGATCGTCGTCGATACGGCCACTTACTTTACGCTGAAAGGCCAGTGGATCATCATGGGACTGATTCAACTCGGGGGAATCGGGATTGTGACGTTCGCGACGTTTTTTGCGGGACTGCTCACGCAACAGGTGGGGCTGAAACATCAGTCCATCATCCGTGAGCACCTCAGCAGCGAAACCTTGTTCGAAGCCAAAGGGCTGTTGCGGCGCGTCGTGACCATCACGCTCCTGATCGAATTTCTGGGCTTCGTGCTGATCTTTCTGACCTGGGGTGAAGAGGTAGAATTTGCTTCCGGTCGGCAAAAGATCTTTTTCTCGCTTTTTCACTCCATCTCGGCCTTCTGTAACGCCGGGTTCAGCCTCTTCTCCAACGGCCTCTACGAACTTCCCGTGCGCAATGCGTACGTCCTGCACGTGATCATCGCGGGCATCATCATTCTGGGCGGACTGGGCTTCAACGTCATCAACGACCTGTTCTCGATCCGCGCCCTGCGCGAACGCCTGGAAAAGCCCTGGAAAGACTGGACGCTGGGCACCAAGCTGGCGCTGTACGTATCGCTCGCGCTGATTCTGGTGGGCACGGTGCTGTTTATGGCCCTGGAGCGCAACCACCTGCTGGCCGACCACGCCCTGGTGCCGGCGCTGATTACGTCGTTCTTCCAGTCGGTGACGACTCGCACGGCGGGGTTCAACACGGTCGATATGGCCGCGCTGTCCGAAGCAACGGTGATTATGTTTCTGGCGCTGATGTTCATCGGAGCCAGTCCCGGCTCGACGGGCGGCGGCATCAAGACCAACACGTTTTTTCTGATTACCGCCTCGGCCCTGTCGACCATCCGCACACGCACGGCCGTGGAGGTGGCGGGGCGCACCATTCCGAGCGAACTGCTGGCCAAAGCCTTTTCGGTCTTCGCGTTCGGCATCGCCTACAACCTGCTGGGCATCTTTCTGCTGACCATCACCGAACGGGGCAAACCCCTCATCGCCATCATGTTCGAACAGGTTTCGGCCTTCGCGACGGTTGGGCTCAGCATGGGCATCACCAGTTCGCTTTCGCCGCTGGGCAAGCTCATCATCATCTCCTCGATGTTCATCGGACGGGTCGGCACCATTACGCTGGCGCTGGCCGTCAGCAGCCGGGTGGCCAATTCGCAGTACCGCTACCCGACCGGCTACGTTATGGTGGGCTAG
- a CDS encoding plastocyanin/azurin family copper-binding protein, with the protein MCKYRFLTFAPLLALLIFGACANEDRSRNTEQDEMVVSSAIEDESTAAGPVTITVRAIGNNMAEMDYDQEEITVPAGAEVTVTLVNEATDASMVHNIVFVEKGKMEGIARAGIQAGQENDWVPDNPVVIAHTKLAKPGESVTVTFTAPAAGEYEFVCTYPGHWQKMNGKFIVKGNA; encoded by the coding sequence ATGTGTAAGTACCGTTTTCTGACTTTTGCTCCCCTCCTCGCGCTGCTGATTTTTGGTGCCTGTGCCAACGAAGACCGCAGCCGCAACACCGAACAAGATGAAATGGTCGTTTCGTCGGCGATCGAGGACGAAAGCACCGCCGCCGGCCCTGTCACCATTACCGTACGCGCCATCGGCAACAACATGGCCGAAATGGATTACGACCAGGAAGAGATTACCGTGCCGGCGGGTGCGGAAGTAACCGTTACGCTCGTCAACGAAGCCACCGATGCGTCGATGGTGCACAACATTGTGTTTGTAGAGAAAGGAAAGATGGAAGGCATTGCCCGGGCGGGCATTCAGGCCGGCCAGGAAAACGATTGGGTGCCTGACAATCCGGTGGTAATCGCCCACACCAAGCTGGCCAAACCCGGCGAATCGGTCACCGTTACGTTTACCGCGCCTGCCGCCGGCGAGTACGAATTTGTCTGTACCTACCCAGGGCACTGGCAGAAGATGAACGGCAAATTCATCGTAAAAGGCAACGCATAA
- the rimK gene encoding 30S ribosomal protein S6--L-glutamate ligase, which translates to MKIAILSRNASLYSTRRLVEAARKRGHHAEIIDHLKCDLIAEQKNPTIYYRGRYLNDFDAVIPRIGASVTFYGSAVVRQFEMMKVFTAVESQALIRSRDKLRSLQILSRAGLGLPKTVFTNYSKDVDHIIEQVGGAPLIIKLLEGTQGLGVVLADNQKAAKSVIEAFNGLKARIIVQEFIKEAKGADIRAFVVDGEVVGAMKRQAKEGEFRSNLHRGGSAEVIKLSRAEKSAAIKAASAMGLGVAGVDMLQSARGPLILEVNSSPGLEGIEKATGVDVAGKIVEYLERNRAKHKKKSQKDKVNA; encoded by the coding sequence ATGAAAATCGCCATCCTTTCGCGGAACGCCAGCTTGTACTCTACTCGCCGTTTGGTCGAAGCTGCGCGCAAACGCGGTCACCACGCCGAAATCATCGATCACCTGAAGTGTGACCTGATTGCCGAGCAGAAAAATCCTACCATCTACTACCGGGGGCGTTACCTGAACGACTTCGACGCCGTTATTCCGCGCATCGGGGCCTCGGTTACGTTCTACGGCTCGGCGGTGGTGCGTCAGTTCGAAATGATGAAGGTTTTCACGGCGGTAGAATCGCAGGCGTTGATCCGCTCGCGCGACAAACTTCGCAGCTTGCAGATCCTTTCGCGTGCGGGGCTGGGCCTGCCCAAGACGGTTTTCACCAACTATTCGAAAGACGTCGATCACATCATCGAGCAGGTGGGCGGTGCACCGCTGATCATCAAACTGCTGGAAGGCACCCAAGGGCTGGGCGTAGTACTGGCCGATAACCAGAAAGCCGCCAAATCGGTCATTGAAGCATTCAACGGCCTGAAGGCGCGGATCATCGTACAAGAATTCATCAAAGAAGCAAAAGGGGCCGACATCCGTGCGTTTGTGGTCGACGGCGAAGTGGTAGGCGCGATGAAGCGCCAGGCGAAAGAAGGCGAATTCCGCTCTAACCTACACCGCGGGGGCTCGGCGGAAGTCATCAAACTCTCGCGTGCCGAAAAGAGCGCGGCCATTAAAGCAGCGTCGGCCATGGGGCTGGGCGTCGCCGGGGTGGACATGTTGCAGTCGGCGCGAGGCCCGCTTATCCTCGAAGTCAATTCGTCGCCCGGTCTGGAAGGCATCGAAAAGGCGACCGGCGTGGACGTTGCCGGTAAAATAGTGGAGTACCTAGAGCGCAACCGTGCGAAACACAAAAAGAAGAGCCAGAAGGACAAAGTGAACGCCTAA
- a CDS encoding lipase family protein, translated as MKTYKKIFAFLGIRLTMLALCGCTPELTHIYPGAPNLYLLQTQQSSLLTHEQLAEKWPDLVSSLNYDIDLYRITYRTTNTQGDSVTSSAAILVPRASRDHPVLIFQAPLNGNDLESPSHFKPGTSARIAEVMASNGFITVIPDVSVTSLAYHHATTSATHMLHLLRATQEFCYKMQMPHSDRLFLAGYDAGAYATLATLKLLEQQDEEEFEWQLIASSVGGGAYDLLGTMQSHLQDTTRPLISPARLALQWVSYNALYTWERAPETVFQEPYAQRITAGLFDGTQALDAIEAQLTPHVNALLTPQFLADFQGNGEPVFKQALRDQSQHRWLPQTRLRLYHGTADQVAPSSNAEALYNHAQTQGATSVSFVPFADSTHASAYAPFVSNTLSWFGQD; from the coding sequence ATGAAGACTTACAAGAAGATTTTCGCTTTTCTGGGAATACGTCTTACCATGCTGGCGCTGTGTGGGTGCACCCCCGAACTGACGCACATCTACCCGGGTGCCCCGAATCTTTACCTACTTCAGACGCAACAAAGCAGCCTGCTTACGCACGAACAACTGGCCGAAAAATGGCCGGATCTGGTCAGCTCGCTCAACTACGACATCGACCTGTACCGCATCACCTACCGCACCACCAACACCCAAGGCGATTCAGTTACGTCGTCGGCAGCCATTCTGGTCCCTCGCGCGAGTCGCGACCATCCGGTACTGATTTTTCAGGCCCCGCTGAACGGCAACGACCTGGAATCCCCCTCGCATTTCAAGCCGGGCACTTCGGCACGCATTGCGGAAGTGATGGCGTCTAACGGGTTTATCACAGTCATTCCAGACGTTTCGGTCACGTCGCTGGCCTACCACCACGCCACCACATCGGCGACCCACATGCTCCACCTGCTGCGCGCCACTCAGGAGTTTTGCTACAAAATGCAGATGCCACACAGCGATCGGCTGTTTTTGGCAGGATACGACGCCGGCGCGTACGCGACGCTGGCTACCCTGAAACTTCTGGAACAACAAGACGAAGAAGAATTTGAGTGGCAGCTTATCGCGTCGTCCGTGGGGGGTGGCGCCTACGATCTGCTCGGCACAATGCAGAGCCACCTCCAGGATACCACCCGCCCACTGATAAGCCCCGCGCGACTGGCCCTGCAATGGGTTAGCTACAACGCCCTCTATACGTGGGAGCGCGCTCCCGAAACGGTATTTCAAGAACCGTACGCCCAACGGATTACGGCGGGGCTGTTCGACGGTACGCAGGCCCTGGACGCCATCGAGGCCCAACTCACACCCCACGTGAATGCGTTACTCACGCCTCAGTTTCTGGCCGACTTTCAGGGCAACGGCGAGCCTGTGTTCAAGCAGGCGTTGCGCGATCAGAGTCAGCACCGGTGGCTACCGCAAACGCGGTTGCGCCTTTACCACGGCACCGCCGATCAGGTGGCTCCGTCGTCCAATGCCGAAGCCCTGTATAACCACGCGCAAACGCAGGGCGCCACGTCCGTGTCGTTTGTGCCGTTTGCAGACAGCACCCACGCGTCGGCCTACGCACCTTTTGTCTCGAACACCCTGAGTTGGTTCGGGCAAGATTAA
- a CDS encoding pyridoxal phosphate-dependent aminotransferase, translated as MSSALDRRTWLKSTALLTAGLAAAPLRWSDLQARPAAVLQRRAEMLAHNQFRRMAPDLPKMQARLLANENPFGPSPKALQAMTEAMSESCRYAFFELRDLKKQIAEKEGVSEDHIMLSAGSSDLLLLAAMYYGKPGSSILSADPSYTDLMEAAVELGAGWEKVPLTKDYAHDLDAMAKRVSDNTSLVYICNPNNPTGTIVDPAQLKAFCASVGKKKPVFVDEAYIHYTGDAPAHSMIASVRDGHNVLVARTFSKVYGMAGLRAGYLVAPPAVIEDLSKFASNGWDLSVLTLRAVLASYQDDAFVTDCVQKNQEAREFVYQTLKAMDYEYVPSHTNFVLFPLRMQGQQFFQQMMAKGVGIRFWEFNRQHWCRVSMGKMDDMQLFANAFREVVS; from the coding sequence ATGTCGTCTGCCCTTGATCGCCGTACCTGGCTTAAATCCACCGCTCTGCTTACCGCCGGCCTGGCCGCTGCCCCCCTTCGCTGGTCCGACCTCCAGGCACGCCCCGCGGCAGTGCTGCAACGTCGTGCCGAAATGCTGGCGCACAACCAGTTCCGCCGGATGGCGCCCGACCTGCCCAAAATGCAGGCGCGTCTGCTGGCGAACGAAAATCCCTTCGGGCCGTCGCCCAAAGCCCTGCAGGCCATGACCGAAGCAATGTCCGAAAGTTGCCGCTACGCCTTTTTCGAGTTGCGCGACCTCAAAAAACAGATCGCCGAAAAAGAAGGAGTGTCCGAAGACCACATCATGCTTTCGGCGGGCTCGTCCGATCTGCTGCTGTTGGCCGCCATGTATTATGGCAAACCGGGCAGCAGCATCCTGTCGGCCGATCCGAGCTACACCGACCTGATGGAAGCGGCCGTAGAACTGGGGGCCGGCTGGGAAAAAGTCCCCCTGACCAAGGACTATGCCCACGACCTCGACGCCATGGCGAAGCGGGTCTCCGACAACACTAGTCTGGTCTACATCTGCAACCCCAACAACCCCACCGGGACCATCGTCGATCCTGCCCAGCTGAAAGCATTTTGTGCCAGCGTGGGGAAGAAAAAACCGGTCTTCGTCGATGAGGCCTACATCCATTACACCGGCGACGCGCCGGCGCACTCCATGATCGCGAGCGTACGCGACGGGCACAACGTGCTGGTGGCCCGGACCTTTTCGAAGGTCTACGGCATGGCCGGTTTGCGGGCGGGCTACCTGGTGGCGCCCCCGGCGGTGATTGAAGACCTTTCCAAATTCGCGTCCAATGGGTGGGATCTTTCGGTGCTGACGCTGCGGGCGGTGCTGGCCTCCTACCAGGACGATGCGTTCGTCACGGACTGCGTCCAGAAAAACCAGGAGGCCCGCGAGTTTGTCTACCAGACCCTGAAAGCGATGGATTACGAGTACGTCCCGTCGCACACCAATTTTGTGCTGTTCCCCTTACGGATGCAAGGACAGCAGTTTTTCCAGCAGATGATGGCCAAAGGCGTCGGCATTCGCTTCTGGGAGTTTAACCGGCAGCACTGGTGTCGCGTCAGCATGGGCAAAATGGACGACATGCAGCTCTTCGCCAACGCATTCCGCGAGGTAGTCAGTTGA
- a CDS encoding M20/M25/M40 family metallo-hydrolase produces MRRLLAAVPFLLLLAGGSPPPDPVASYRKAHEHALLREYLDFLSIPNVASDQNHIRQNAEHLMQMMDRRGLNPRLLTLADPQAPPAVYGEWTQPGATHTLLFYAHFDGQPTDPAQWHGSHPWQPVLRTAKLGLPGSQLVPVPEPGKPIDPEWRIYARSASDDKAGVMAILAAVEALRASRLTPRYNLKFFFEGEEEAGSPHLADLLTHYRELFQGDAWIICDGPVHQSGRKQVVFGVRGDTNVDLTVYGANAPLHSGHYGNWAPNPGLRLTNLLASMKDSTGHVTIEGWYDDVEPLGERERQALAAAPAYDQELRQRLGFGQAEGGGQALLTLITQPSLNINGMHSGDVGELARNVIPTTATAVLDLRLVRGNDHVRQVEKLRQHVRRQGYHVIDHTPTDAERAQYPMLAQVVERPGGYNAARTPMDLPIARQIVAAVQSTTTQPVVQLPTGGGSLPLVLFQEKTGAPTITVPIANFDNNQHAEDENIRLQNLWDGIDMMAALMMQPDRP; encoded by the coding sequence TTGAGGCGTCTGTTAGCCGCCGTACCGTTCCTGTTGCTTCTGGCGGGGGGCAGTCCGCCCCCCGACCCCGTGGCTTCGTACCGTAAGGCACACGAGCACGCTCTTTTGCGGGAATACCTTGATTTTCTGTCGATTCCGAACGTAGCGTCCGACCAAAACCACATCCGGCAGAACGCCGAACATCTGATGCAGATGATGGATCGGCGGGGTCTGAATCCCCGGTTACTCACGCTGGCCGATCCGCAGGCGCCACCGGCCGTCTACGGCGAGTGGACGCAACCCGGTGCCACGCACACGCTGCTGTTCTACGCCCACTTCGACGGACAGCCGACCGACCCGGCCCAGTGGCACGGCAGCCATCCGTGGCAACCTGTGCTCCGCACGGCCAAGCTGGGTTTGCCCGGCAGCCAGCTCGTTCCAGTGCCAGAACCCGGAAAACCGATCGATCCCGAGTGGCGCATCTATGCCCGCTCCGCATCCGACGACAAAGCCGGGGTCATGGCCATTCTGGCGGCCGTCGAGGCGCTGCGAGCCTCGCGCCTGACGCCACGTTACAACCTCAAGTTTTTCTTTGAAGGCGAAGAAGAGGCCGGGTCTCCGCACCTGGCCGATCTGCTCACCCATTACCGAGAGTTGTTTCAGGGTGACGCGTGGATCATTTGCGACGGTCCGGTACACCAGAGCGGGCGCAAACAGGTCGTATTCGGCGTGCGGGGCGATACCAACGTGGATCTTACGGTCTACGGCGCCAACGCACCGCTCCACAGCGGCCATTACGGTAACTGGGCTCCCAACCCGGGGTTACGGCTCACCAACCTACTGGCGTCGATGAAAGATTCTACCGGGCACGTCACCATCGAAGGGTGGTACGACGACGTAGAACCCCTCGGCGAACGCGAGCGGCAGGCCCTCGCCGCAGCGCCTGCCTACGATCAGGAACTGCGGCAACGCCTGGGATTCGGGCAGGCGGAAGGGGGTGGGCAAGCGCTGCTGACGCTGATCACCCAACCTTCGCTGAACATCAACGGCATGCACAGCGGCGACGTAGGCGAACTGGCGCGTAACGTCATTCCCACAACGGCAACGGCGGTGCTCGACCTGCGGCTGGTGCGCGGCAACGACCACGTCCGTCAGGTCGAAAAATTACGGCAACACGTGCGGCGGCAGGGGTACCACGTGATCGACCATACGCCTACCGACGCAGAACGCGCCCAGTACCCGATGCTTGCTCAAGTCGTGGAGCGCCCGGGCGGGTACAACGCCGCCCGCACCCCGATGGACCTGCCCATAGCCCGGCAGATTGTGGCGGCGGTGCAGTCGACCACGACGCAACCCGTGGTGCAACTGCCGACCGGAGGCGGGAGTTTACCGCTGGTGCTGTTTCAGGAGAAAACCGGCGCACCGACCATTACCGTCCCGATTGCCAACTTCGACAACAACCAGCACGCCGAAGACGAGAACATCCGTTTGCAAAACCTGTGGGACGGCATCGACATGATGGCAGCGTTGATGATGCAACCGGACCGACCCTGA
- a CDS encoding acyltransferase family protein, whose protein sequence is MATLTTQEKSTRFLTLDVFRGMTVCFMIIVNSPGGSTNYAPLLHADWHGFTPTDLVFPSFLFAVGNAMAFSMRKYELQGEGIFWRKLLKRTALIFLLGFLMYWFPFFGTDEAGNVGLLPLSETRILGVLQRIALCYFFGSLIFHYFSKQTAVWIGVGLLIGYWLVMYLFGDAGDPYSLTGNAALKLDLWLMGPDHLYHGEGIPFDPEGALSTLPAIGNVIAGYLTGDYIRRQGNSFETIAKLMLVAAALLVGAWAWDMSFPINKKLWTSSFVLLTSGLDIALIACLIYVVELRSYRRWTSFFLVFGKNPLFIYLLSEFLVITLFLVSVGDQSLRNWIYQSVYLSLLPPIQASLWFALTIMAICWVVGYWLDKRNIYIRV, encoded by the coding sequence ATGGCTACACTCACTACGCAAGAAAAATCCACCCGCTTCCTGACACTCGACGTATTCCGGGGCATGACGGTCTGCTTCATGATCATTGTGAACTCGCCGGGCGGCAGCACCAACTACGCCCCCCTGCTCCACGCCGACTGGCACGGCTTCACCCCGACCGATCTGGTGTTTCCGTCGTTCCTGTTTGCCGTCGGAAACGCCATGGCTTTTTCGATGCGCAAGTACGAGCTACAAGGTGAGGGTATCTTCTGGCGCAAGCTGCTCAAACGCACCGCGCTGATTTTCCTACTGGGTTTTCTGATGTACTGGTTTCCCTTTTTCGGAACCGACGAAGCCGGTAACGTTGGCTTGCTGCCCCTCAGCGAGACGCGCATTCTGGGCGTTTTGCAGCGCATCGCACTCTGTTATTTCTTCGGATCGCTCATCTTCCATTATTTCTCGAAACAAACCGCCGTCTGGATCGGCGTCGGGTTGCTGATTGGCTATTGGCTCGTGATGTACCTGTTCGGCGACGCGGGCGATCCGTACAGCCTGACCGGCAACGCTGCCCTGAAACTCGACCTGTGGCTGATGGGCCCCGACCACCTCTACCACGGCGAAGGCATTCCGTTCGATCCGGAGGGCGCACTGAGCACACTCCCGGCCATCGGGAACGTGATTGCCGGTTACCTGACGGGCGACTACATCCGCCGCCAGGGCAACTCGTTCGAGACCATTGCCAAGCTGATGCTGGTCGCTGCGGCGCTGCTGGTGGGCGCCTGGGCGTGGGACATGAGCTTTCCGATCAACAAAAAACTCTGGACCAGTTCGTTTGTGCTCCTGACCAGCGGACTGGACATCGCGCTGATCGCCTGCCTGATCTACGTCGTCGAGCTGCGCAGTTACCGACGCTGGACTTCATTCTTCCTCGTGTTCGGAAAAAACCCTTTATTCATTTACCTGCTGTCTGAGTTTCTGGTCATTACCCTCTTTCTGGTGTCGGTCGGCGACCAAAGCCTGCGCAACTGGATTTACCAAAGCGTCTACCTGTCCCTACTGCCGCCCATTCAGGCGTCGCTCTGGTTTGCCCTTACCATCATGGCCATCTGTTGGGTCGTGGGCTACTGGCTCGACAAGCGCAATATCTACATTCGCGTCTGA